In Trifolium pratense cultivar HEN17-A07 linkage group LG7, ARS_RC_1.1, whole genome shotgun sequence, a genomic segment contains:
- the LOC123900059 gene encoding phosphatidylinositol N-acetylglucosaminyltransferase subunit P-like, which translates to MESPHSVNSPRRTLSLSRQRRATVSFLDSDEKNNSASGLSADHGPKPSEVYGFVGSITTVVATVIFLVWAYVPESWLHSIGISYYPSRYWALAVPTYVMVTIVLMLAFYIGLNFMSTPSPASINTVYDEFSRDPLRIEFSDDGDEKPIDPISDIGIDRINDAMFNNST; encoded by the exons ATGGAAAGTCCCCATTCTGTCAATAGTCCAAGAAGAACACTGAGTCTTTCAAGACAACGGAGGGCAACTGTGTCATTTCTTGATTCCGATGAAAAAAACAACTCTGCCTCTGGATTGTCAGCCGATCATGGCCCTAAGCCTTCTGAGGTTTATGGTTTTGTTGGATCTATAACCACTGTTGTTGCTACAG ttattttcttggtatgggCATATGTTCCAGAATCATGGCTACATTCTATTGGCATCTCCTATTATCCTAGCAG ATACTGGGCTTTGGCAGTACCAACTTATGTGATGGTGACCATTGTATTAATGTTGGCATTCTACATTGGCCTTAACTTCATGTCAACACCTTCTCCTGCATCCATAAACACTGTTTATG ATGAATTCAGTAGGGATCCTTTGAGGATTGAGTTTTCGGACGATGGAGATGAGAAGCCCATTGATCCCATATCTGATATTGGCATCGACAGAATCAATGATGCTATGTTCAATAATTCAACCTAA
- the LOC123897653 gene encoding uncharacterized protein LOC123897653 produces MQGLKQCIRRRFYVRDSIMASIPTTQNENLHSPHFSRLTPKRFLDLHQLVNKDAIAKERARLNDEMSRGYFADMAEYKKHGGKVAVANKVIIPAMVAVKFPDIEVHFSDGKTMKLPIRISDSKDDSDKSFVPKASLVCLAFRASSQEMINSWTAPFAKAFGNSKDAHLYQVSFIDSWLLCRAPIKRLLLWTMKKPNQNESKDTLQRKIVYSFGDHYYFRKELKILNLLTGYIFLLDSFGRVRWQGFGTATEDELASLLSCTSLLLNE; encoded by the exons ATGCAAGGTTTGAAGCAATGCATACGACGACGTTTCTATGTCAGAGATTCAATTATGGCTTCCATACCCACCACGCAAAACGAGAATCTCCATTCTCCCCATTTCTCTCGCCTCACCCCCAAACGCTTCCTCGATTTGCACCAG CTTGTAAATAAGGACGCAATTGCAAAAGAGCGAGCTCGATT AAATGATGAAATGAGTAGGGGGTACTTTGCTGATATGGCTGAGTACAAGAAACATGGCGGTAAG GTTGCTGTAGCTAATAAAGTGATTATACCAGCTATGGTGGCTGTGAAATTTCCTGATATCGAAGTTCACTTCTCAGATGGTAAAACAATGAAGCTTCCTATTCGTATTTCTGACAGTAAAGATGATTCTGACAAGTCGTTCGTCCCCAAGGCATCTTTGGTCTGTCTGGCATTTCGAGCAAGTTCCCAG GAAATGATTAATTCTTGGACCGCGCCTTTTGCTAAAGCATTTGGTAACTCAAAAGATGCTCATTTATATCAG GTATCATTTATAGATTCATGGCTTTTATGTCGGGCTCCTATAAAACGTCTCCTTTTGTGGACAATGAAGAAACCTAATCAAAATGAAAGCAAGGATACACTTCAAAGGAAAATAGTGTATTCATTTGGTGACCACTATTATTTCAGAAAAGAATTAAAGATTCTGAATCTCCTCACCGG GTATATCTTCCTCCTAGATAGTTTTGGTAGAGTAAGATGGCAGGGATTTGGAACGGCAACAGAAGATGAACTTGCTTCCCTTCTTTCTtgcacatcacttcttctaaatGAGTAA